The Candidatus Melainabacteria bacterium genomic interval CTCGGGCCAACATTCCAGGTAGTCGGAGCAATGATCTGGTAGTTTTTGATCTTGCCGTCCTTAACGTCGATCCAGTGACACAGCGCGCCACGTATCGCTTCTGTCGCGCCCCAGCCCTGGCCATCTTTCTCTTTCGGCTTGATGTACCAGGGATCGTTGAGCTTGAATTCACGCAAGCAATGTTCGATGTTGCGGTAGATCGCTTTGAATTCGTGCATTCTGGCGAAATGTCGCAGCAGCACACTGGCGCCGCCCATCTTTTTGTACATGTCGAGAACAAGCCCGTCATGATGTTGCCAGCTCTCTGTGTGATTGCCTCCGTAAACGAGTTGCCTGGCAAGCGGACCGGCTTCAAGGCGACCTAGATCTTGATGAGAAACTGCTGTTGCCCAGGAATATTTGCCGTTGAAATCGGGTGGATTCTTCGCAATCGGTTTAGTGACACGATCAAACGGGTGGGTAGGTCCAGTCTCTTCATACCAGGCGTGCGCCATATCTTCGCGGCAGAAAGCCTGCTCCATCAATTTGTGCGAATCACTGGCAGCGTCGTACGTTCCGCTGGGCATCCACATGGCGGCGTTTCTTCCGGCTATGGTCGGCTTCTGGTATTTGTCCTCGTTTGGAAGATATCCCCATGTCACATAGCGACCACATCCAACACCGAATTTATCGAGCCCAATGTCCATGGACATCTTCCAGAACATTCCCAAATCGGAATTTGCATGTTCCGGTTTCTCGTCTAACCAGTTCAGGAAATCTTCGTAGGTTTTGATTTCTTCATAGCGCTCAATCGAGCAACCAAGCCAAACTGGCTCGATCCAATTCTTCCGGAAGTGTTCGAGGATGCCCCATGAACGAGTCACGTCAGTAAGAGTCGGAGCGCACATGACACCACCTGGCACCATATAGCTGGAGTGCGGCCACTGCCCACCGAACAACGCATAAATTTCTACTGGTCGAGCTGACAACGTCACTCCGATCTCGTAGTTCGTGCCGGTAAATGGCGAGTATCGACGTACAGCTTCTTCGAAATATTTGCTGTCCTTGTAATTCTTATTGACCATGTCAATCATGAACAGGGCGTAGTGATGTCGTGGAAGACTTTGCAAACTCTCTGATAGCTGCCCGATGTTACGCGCCAAAATCGCATTGCGCGGAACTTCCGTGCCCCACGCTGTATCTAACGCCCAGGAGGCGCAGGTCAGATGGGAAGCGCCGCAGATTCCGCAAGCTCTAGGAGTGACTACCAAACCTGCCTGAGGGTCTTTGCCGCGCAAAATCACTTCGAATCCGCGAAACAACTCTGCCTGCGTCCAGGCGTTAACGACAACGCCATCTTCAATGTCGACGCGTACGTCGAGGTCTCCTTCGACACGTCCGACTGGGGAGATGTCTAGTGTTTGGGTAGTTCCCGCCATTTTTCAATTCCTCGTAACGTTGAATCAGATCAAACTACGAACATGTCTTCTTCAGCCCACTTGGGCGCTGCTGCTTTGGCCGCACCGGTGTACTTGATGTATGAGTTCTTCTCCACGCCTGTCGGCAACTCCTTCGGCACACCCATAACGGTCTGCGTTTTAAAGACAGTTCCAGGCATCAAATCGTGGAATGGAAACTCTGGCTCTGTGCAACCCAGACACGGCATTCCAGCTCTCGTCTTGGAAGATTGTCTGTTCCACAGAATTCTGTTGCATGGAGAATGTGTCATTGGACCGCGGCATCCGAGGTCATAAAAGAGACAACCGTTTCTCTGTCCAAACTGAGTGGACGAAACTTTGTAAGCGAAATGCATGTTGCGTGTGCAACCGGTCTGAGTGAAGCTCTGGAAAAACGTCTTTGGACGCTGATATTCATCGAGAGTGAGATCACCGGCTCGCCCCGTCGCTACTGCAACCAGAATCTGTGAAACCCAGTCAGGATGTGCCGGGCATCCAGGAATGTTGATTACAGGAAGACCAGCTTTTGATTTGAAAGCTTTTCCGAGAGCGCCACCGTGGTTCTTCTTGAGGAACTGCAAGCCGACTGAATCGGAAGGATTTGGTGCTATGGCAGGGATACCACCCCAGGTCGCGCAGTCACCGATAGCCACTACGAAGTCAGCAACTGCCGAGAGTTCTTTCACCCACTCTTTCATGGGACGACCAGCGAAACGGTTCCAGGTGCCCGTGCCATCGGGCGCGTTGACGACCGTGCCTTCGAAGACGAATATATCCAACTTTATTTTGCCTGACACACAATCTTTCAGGAGTTGCTGCAGATTATTTCCCAGCTCCACTCCCAGCGAAGGGTGCCATAGGATGTTGATACCGAAGTCTGTCACCAGGTCGCAGGCACTGGGCTCTTCGGCATTGAGGAATGACATCGTATTCCCGGAACACGCGCCGCCTTGCAGCCACAATAGGTTCGCCATTCGAGCTTCTCCTCTTTGAACTGAAAAATACCGACGGACATGGATCTTCGGGATCTTAGATATTTAAATTCACAAGCAAGCTTATTGATTCTTTCACGAATGTTTGTCATACGCCACTTGCGCAAATGCAAGAAATTGCAATTTAATCTTCGATTTCTTCTGGCAGGATCAGTCCTGGACGTCGTATACACTGAGAACGTATCCCTGCGGGGCTATACAGGATCAGCATTTTGCCGGCAGCTCCTTCGAAGTTGTCAAAACCAGCATCATCAGCGCATCTGCAGCATACGATGAGGGCTCACCCCCTTACTTCAATGTAATTACAAACATGCGCATAGAACGCCATCTGGTGAGGGTCGCCCCGCATGGAATTAATTACCTTGAAGTAGGTCCGTGTTAAAGGGCGGGGGAGCAATAGCATCGAAGTGGCTTTTCCTCCAACTTCGGATCGTCTTTGAGCTGGTGCTATTGTTATGGATGAAGGTATTCGATTCACTGCTTGATCACCACATCGATCTAAGTAGTGTTCCTCAACATCGCCGGAGCAAAAAATTGAACGAGCTACAAACGCACCTCCACTACAAACAAGCATTAGCAGCTGTCGATGATCCCGATGCCTCCGTTCTGGATAAAGTCGACATGTTGATGGAGATTGCCATAGGCTTGCAAACACGCCCGAAGCAACCAGAACAGCTTATAGAAGCAATCGCTTTGTACGATCGAGCTCTGGAAATTTGCCCGAAAGAAGAGAACTTGTTGAACGCTAGAATACGTGCTCGCAAAGCCACGGCATTACAAATGGTGCCCAGCGAAGAAGCTGGCTACTTGCTGCAAGCTCGTGATGAATTGACCGCGGCGCTGGAAGTTCTTTCGACAGACGGATTGAAAGAAGAAATAGCCGAGGCTCAAATGAACCTGGGTCTGATCCATCAAGGACTGGCTCAAGTGAATCGGGCCAAAATCACTGATGCGATTTCACTCTATCAACAAGCGTTGCGCACATTCACTCGTGAAGATTATCCGGCAGAATTTGCAGTACTCCACAATAATTTAGCGACTGCCTTTCTTTCAATGCCAATGTCTGATGAAAGAGGCAAACTTCGAGAGGCGCTGGCAGTTCAGTCGTTTGAAGCAGCACTGCAAGTGATTACGATTGAAGAAAGTCCAAGCGAGTTTGCAATGCTGCAAAACAATCTGGGCAATGCTTTGCAGTATGTTTCTTCCAGTCACGTCATCGAGAACAATTTGCGCGCTCTGGAAGCTTACGACGAAGCGTTGAAAGTGCGTACAGAGCAAACAACGCCTTTGCCCTATGCAACAACTATTGCTAACAAGGCGAACTGCTTGCGCAATCTTCCTGATGATCCTGAACATCCAGAGAAAGGAAACCAGGAACGTCTTGTCCAGGCGCGCCAGTTGTACCGCGATGCAGAACGGATTTTTAAGTCGTATGGAGATTATGGGCGAGCGCAACTCCTGAACGAAGCTCTGGCTGAAGTCGAGCAAGAATTGGGTGATCTGCGCTCTCATCGTGGGCAGGAAAAATTTGGCAGCTCGCCTATTTAAAGCGGAGGAACTGAAATGGAATCTTTTGGACAGAGCCTGGCATCAGGCGAAATAAATTTTGCAACGGGAGCTGTTTGGATAGTAACGGCTGTACTTTTAGGAGCAGGCGCAGGTTCCCTAAGTGCACTGAAACTGGCAGGCAAGGACATTGGTAACGAATTGGCACTGATGATGGGCAGCGTCTTCGGACCATTAGGAGCGGTGCCCGGAATTCTCATCGGTCTGATAGTGCTCAAGCTCATATAGGAGTCATTTATGTGGGATGCATTTTTAAACGCCGTTACTCTGTTTTTGAAAGGAAAGTTGTTTCGCGACTTTAATCAAGTCGTCAAACAGACTTTGATAGGAAATGCAGTTGGAGCAGTGCTGATGATCGTGCTGGCGAAAGTCGGGTTGCCTCTATATGTTGTTATTCCATTGGTCAGCATCGTAGCTGGTGCGCTGCAACCCTGGTTATTCAAAGATCTCAAATACGCCTGATCTTCTGGAGCATCTTTATGACCGGTTCTATCGCCGAAGAATTGACTCTGGAAAAATTGCTGAAAGATATCGAGGCTCTCGACTCTATCGTTGCCACATGGGACGAGCATGAACGCAGAACAGTTCAGGCTTTGAGAAAGGCGATCGATGATCTAAACAAAGAAGCTCTGGCAAGAGTTATCAGAGGTTTAAAACAGAGTCCGGAAGCATTGGCTGCACTCAAAGAAGTTACCGCCGACGAGATTGTCTATTCTGTTTTGCGCCACCATGAGCTGATCAAACCGTCACTGCAAGAGCGCATTGAAAAAGCACTCGAATCTGTTCGACCGATGTTGCAAGGGCATGGAGGCAACGTCGAGCTTGTTGAGGTAGAACCGCCCAACAAGGCTGTAGTTCGCCTGATCGGCGCATGCAGTAATTGTCCGGCATCTGAGCTCACACTGAGCGAGGGCGTTGAGAAGGCGATCAAAGAGCAATGTCCTGAAATTACTGAAATAGTCAAAGCAAAGGGAATATGCTCGTCGACTGATGCAAAACCAGTCAACTTCATAAGTCCCTTCGCTCAAGGCAAGGAGAAGCGTTGGAGCTTCGTTGCCAACCTGGATGAACTTCCCGAGAATCAACTGATTGTCAAAGAGATAGAAGGACAATCAGTGATTTTGGCACGACTGGAAGACAACGTCGTTTGCTACCAGAACGCCTGCGCGCATCTCGGTATGCCGCTGGATATGAGCGAAGTAAAAGATGGGGTCCTCACCTGCTCGTATCACGCCTTCGAATACGTCCTCAAGACCGGAGAATGCCTCACCGTACCGGAAGTGCAATTGCATACTCACGCTGTACGCGTGGTCGATCAGAAAGTCGAGGTCAGCCTTTCGTGACGGTCAAACGCATCAGCCTCAAGGTATCCCAGGAAGCAGCGTTAAGAGTGCCTCTAGCCCGCGAAACAGCTTTCCGTCCGCTGGTTGAACCTGAACCACTGGTGGTGCTCGGAAACGAACGTGTTCCAGACATTCTCTCATCCGCGATAGTACCGAGTGCAACGTCGTGCTTTGGTCCACGCGGAGCCTGCCTTACTTTCCGAAAAGGTCCGCTATGGATTAGTGATACAGGACATCATCGCTTGCTTGGCTGGCGCCAACTTCCAACCGACGATAAGACTCCGGCAGACTGGTTAATCGGTCAGGCCGATTTTAGCTGCGAGGGAAGAAACGGACGAGGTGACGTCGGACCTGCAACGGTCAATGTGCCAACCGGAATTTGTGTCATGGAGCAGGGTCTGGTGGTGGCTGATGCATGGAACCATCGAGTTTTGATCTGGCACGAAGTGCCGAGCGCCTCTAACGTTCCCGCTGACATTGTTTTGGGACAGTCCGACTTCTCCAGTGCGCTTGCAAACAGAGGAGCGGACCGACCAGGAGCCGAAACACTTCACTGGCCATACGGCGTGCAATACAGGGCCGGCAAACTGCTCGTCGCAGATACAGGTAATAGAAGGGTCCTCGTCTGGAACAACCCTCCAACTAAAAACGGTCAGCCCGCGGATCTTGTACTTGGACAGACAGACTTCTGCATTCGCGATGAAAATGCCGGCGCCGACCCAAGCGCTATGAGCATGCGCTGGCCACATGCCATAACATTCTGGGGAAAACGATTGTGTGTCAGCGATGCCGGTAATAATCGGGTTCTAGTATGGAACGACTGCCCAACTGAAAGTGGCGTCTCAGCAAACCTTGTTCTGGGCCAGACAGATGCTACGAATGTCGATTTCAATCAAGCGCTGTACTGGCCGCGTTCCAACACATTGAACATGCCCTATGGCGTAACTGCGCATGGCGACTGGCTTATAGTAGCCGACACAGCCAATTCTCGAATACTAGCCTGGAACGACACTCAACCTGGTACTGTGGGCGATCCCGAAAGTTCGGGCGTTGGGCAACCTGATGCGACAAGCAACCCTTGCGATGGTCAACCTGGCACAGCAGGCAATCCCGAAACTTCGGGCGTTGGGCAATCTAATTCAGCAAGCGGCGCCGAAGCCCTCTTCGGTCAGGTAAACTTTCACGAGAAGGGCGACAATCGATGGCAACCAGCCGTGGCAGATAGCCTCTGCTGGCCTTACGGTGTTCAGTCTGTAGACTCATTGCTGGTTATCTCCGATTCGGGAAACAATCGAGTCTCCATCTGGAAGTTGGCACTATGACGACAGGCTCCCAACTCAATAAAAAAGCCTTGCTCGGATGGTCTATTCGAGTCAGAGGCACTGTGCAAGGAGTTGGCTTTCGTCCCACTGTGTACAAGCTCGCTTTAGAGTCAGGCATTACTGGTCGAGTCTTCAACGACGGCGAAGGTGTACTGATCGAGGCATGGGTCTCGGAAGAGAACCTCCAAAAATTTGAAAAGGCAATCTGGACCAATTCTCCACCACTGGCAAAAATCGAGTCGATTGAGCACACCTTATTACCAGAGGATCACGAAATTCCTTCCGGCTTTTCAATATCGAAAAGCGAAGGCAGCCACCCAAACACTCAAATTGCTCCTGATGCAGCGACCTGTGCAGATTGCCTGGAAGACACATTCAGCCCATTCAGCAGGCGATTTCGCTATCCATTTACGAATTGCACGCATTGTGGTCCGCGTTTATCGATAATCAAATCAATTCCATATGACCGCGCCAGTACAAGCATGGCGACCTTCAAAATGTGCGAGCCCTGTCAAAAAGAATATGACGACCCTGCCGATCGTCGATTCCATGCACAACCGAACGCCTGTCACGTGTGCGGTCCCAAAGCCTGGCTGGAACGTTCTGAAGGTGGAACATTATGCCTGGAAAGCATGAGTCAGCTCGACCTCGTTGATGCCGCAGCCACTCTGATTCAGCGCGGCGAAATCGTTGCAGTAAAAGGCATCGGGGGTTTCCATCTGGCATGCGATGCCACCAATGACAATGCCGTTGACAGGCTCAGATCGCGGAAAAATCGCTATCACAAACCCTTCGCGTTAATGGCCAAAGACATCGCCACGATTGAAAGATACTGCGCGATTGACGAAATGGAGAAAGCAGAGTTGCAATCTCGCCAGGCACCGATAGTAGTGCTAAACAGACTTGCAGACAAAGCTCAAAAGCCTATTTCGAACGCTGTTGCACCAGGGCAGAAAACACTCGGATTCATGCTGCCATACACCCCGCTTCATCACTTGCTGATGAAACGACTGAATAATCCGATTGTTCTCACATCAGGTAATCTGTCGCAAGAGCCCCAGAGCATAAGCAATGAAGAGGCTAAAGACAGGCTGGCGAAAATTGCCGACTACTTCCTGCTGCACAATCGCGACATTATTAATCGTCTCGATGATTCGGTGGTACGGGTCGTCTCCGGTCATCCGAGATACTTACGACGA includes:
- a CDS encoding cytochrome-c3 hydrogenase translates to MAGTTQTLDISPVGRVEGDLDVRVDIEDGVVVNAWTQAELFRGFEVILRGKDPQAGLVVTPRACGICGASHLTCASWALDTAWGTEVPRNAILARNIGQLSESLQSLPRHHYALFMIDMVNKNYKDSKYFEEAVRRYSPFTGTNYEIGVTLSARPVEIYALFGGQWPHSSYMVPGGVMCAPTLTDVTRSWGILEHFRKNWIEPVWLGCSIERYEEIKTYEDFLNWLDEKPEHANSDLGMFWKMSMDIGLDKFGVGCGRYVTWGYLPNEDKYQKPTIAGRNAAMWMPSGTYDAASDSHKLMEQAFCREDMAHAWYEETGPTHPFDRVTKPIAKNPPDFNGKYSWATAVSHQDLGRLEAGPLARQLVYGGNHTESWQHHDGLVLDMYKKMGGASVLLRHFARMHEFKAIYRNIEHCLREFKLNDPWYIKPKEKDGQGWGATEAIRGALCHWIDVKDGKIKNYQIIAPTTWNVGPRNSANARGPIEEALVGTPIKDPSDPVEVGHVARSYDSCLVCTVHAHDAKTGEELARFRTA
- a CDS encoding hydrogenase, translated to MANLLWLQGGACSGNTMSFLNAEEPSACDLVTDFGINILWHPSLGVELGNNLQQLLKDCVSGKIKLDIFVFEGTVVNAPDGTGTWNRFAGRPMKEWVKELSAVADFVVAIGDCATWGGIPAIAPNPSDSVGLQFLKKNHGGALGKAFKSKAGLPVINIPGCPAHPDWVSQILVAVATGRAGDLTLDEYQRPKTFFQSFTQTGCTRNMHFAYKVSSTQFGQRNGCLFYDLGCRGPMTHSPCNRILWNRQSSKTRAGMPCLGCTEPEFPFHDLMPGTVFKTQTVMGVPKELPTGVEKNSYIKYTGAAKAAAPKWAEEDMFVV